In Candidatus Thermoplasmatota archaeon, the genomic window CGCCGCGTGGGCGATCGGCCAGGGCTACGGCTGGAAGGACGACCTCGAGCACATCGAGCACCGCGGCACAATGCCCGGCGCGAACCCCGACAAGGTCTCCGACAAGGCCGTCGAGCGCGGCGCGCCGCAGGTGGGAAGCCTCGGCGGCGGGAACCATTTCCTCGAGATCCAGCGCGTCGACCAGATCTTCGACGAGGCGACCGCGCGCGCGTACGGCCTCACCGAGCCCGGCCAGGTGTGCGTCATGATCCACTGCGGCTCGCGCGGCGCGGGCCACCAGATCTGCACCGACTACCTCGACAGGATGGAGCGCGCCGCCGAGCGCTACCGCATCGCGCTCGTCGATCGCCAGCTCGCGGCGACGCCCGCGAACTCGCGTGAAGGCGAGGACTACTACGCGGCCATGTGCGCGGGCGCGAACTTCGCGTGGACGAACCGCCAGCTCATCACGCACTGGGTGCGCGAGGGCTTCCACGCGGTTTTCCAGCGCGACCCCGAGGCGATGGGCATGCGCCTCGTGTACGACGTCTCGCACAACATCGCGAAGCTCGAGGAGCACGAGGTCGACGGGCGCCGCCGCAAGGTGTACGTGCACCGCAAGGGCGCGACGCGCGCGTTCGCGCCGGGCCATCCCGACGTTCCCCCGCTCTACCGCGCGGTCGGGCAGCCGGTGCTCGTCCCCGGCGACATGGGCACGTCGAGCTACGTGCTCGCGGGAACGGACCAGGCGATGCGGGAAAGCTTCGGAAGCGCCTGCCACGGCGCGGGCCGCGTGAAGTCGCGCACGGCCGCCGCGAAGGCGTGGCGCGGGGAGGACGTGATCCGGGGGCTCGAGGCGCGCGGCATCATCGTGAAAGCGGCGAGCGCGCGCGTCGCGGCCGAGGAGGCACCGGACGCCTACAAGAACGTGAGCGACGTCGTCGACGTCTGCCACGGCGCGGGCATCGGGCGCAAGGTCGCGCGCATGGCGCCGATCGGCTGCGTCAAGGGATGAGATGACGGCCCGCCGATCCGCCGGAGAGACGCGGATCGGCGGGGCCGTGGGGTGACCGGACCCGCCGGTGTGTCGCGGGCGACGGGTCGTGTTCAGGCTCAGGGGCGGCGCGAGACGAGGATCGCGACAAGGCCGATGGCCGCCGCGACCGCCGCGAGGGCGACGCCGGGGACCGCGAGGTCCTGGCTGCGGACGTCCTTCTTGGCCGACGTCGTGTCGACCTCCTGATCGTTCTTCGGGCCCGAGCCGTCGAGGTACTGCACGTCGCCGCGGCAGGCGTACTCCGCGCTTCCGTCCATGCACGAGCCCTCGCCGCGGGTGAGGTTGTCGCCCGAGGAGGAGTCGTCGACGGGCTTGCTGCATTCGATGCACTCTTCGTCGCCGTACGGCTGCGGCTCCTCGGAACCGGCGGAGGTCGTACAGAACCGGTCGGGCGGACAGTCGGGCTTGCCTTCGTAATACTCCGCCGCCGCGAGGGGGGCCATCGTCAGCAGGCTCACGAGCGCGAGGATGAGGGTGCGCATGGTCTTCGACCCAAGGAGGTCGGCCCAGGACTTCTGGCCTCGGAATTGGGCGGGGCGCGGCCCAACGGGCCGTTCCCTGACCGACACGACACCTGAACGTGTTTATGCCGGCAGGATGCTGGGGCCGGCCATGCGCGCCGTCCTCGCCGCCGCCGTCCTTCTCGTCGCGATGATCCCCGCCGCGGGCGCGACCGCCGAGCCGAAGCTGCCCGATCTCACGATCTCCGACATCGCCTACCGCTGGATCCTCACGAAGCGCGAGCCCTACGAGCCCGACCCGCTGAACCAGGCCACGCTCGCCCCCGCGACGAACCGCGTCGAGGTGAACCTCACCGTGACGAACCTCGGCAACGCGAATGCGACCGACGTGCGCGTCCTCATCGTCTTCGGCGTGGGCGTGACGCTCAGCGCCAATCCGAACATCGGCACCGTCCTTGCGGGGCAAAGCGTCCAGGCGACCGTCGTGGTGAGCGTCCCCGCGCCGCAATACTGCTTCAAGGTGGACGGCCACAACACGATCGCGGAATCGAACGAGGCGAACAACGACGGCGGCTGCCACCTCATCGAGGGCGCCGACCTCGTCGGGTTCGCGTGACGGCGGTCAAAGAACCGCTCAAACGACGTTATACCCCACCCGGGGACTGTCCGTCCCGGGTGCCGGAATGCTCCGGGAGGCTTTCGATCACGCATGGGCCGTGTGTGCCACGACACGCGTGACGCGGGACCCCCCGGCGGTCCTTCCTGCGATCGGTCCACGATCAACCGCTCACAACCAAGCCTCCGCGTCCGTTCGCGCGCCGCCTCCCTCCGTTTCCGCGGCGCTCGCCGGAAAGGGCCCTTCCGCCTTCCGGAGCGCCGGCGCCCACTCCCTCCGACCGCAAACCCCGCGTCCCCGTGCCGTACCGGACGCGGGGGCGGCCGCGCCGCGCGCGCGACCGCTTCCTCTCCTCGACGGGAGCGCCCGGGGACCCGCCGCGCGCGGGTCGCGGGCC contains:
- a CDS encoding CARDB domain-containing protein: MRAVLAAAVLLVAMIPAAGATAEPKLPDLTISDIAYRWILTKREPYEPDPLNQATLAPATNRVEVNLTVTNLGNANATDVRVLIVFGVGVTLSANPNIGTVLAGQSVQATVVVSVPAPQYCFKVDGHNTIAESNEANNDGGCHLIEGADLVGFA
- a CDS encoding RtcB family protein, which codes for MPWTGKLERIDPWRLRIPVGEKPGMRVPGKIFASEAMISDLASDNAVEQVANVATLPGIVGESLAMPDIHWGYGFPIGGVAAFDAEEGVLSPGGVGFDINCGVRLIRTDLTEREVRPRLRELVDTLFRLVPSGVGSKARVRLSKGDTRDVFMEGAAWAIGQGYGWKDDLEHIEHRGTMPGANPDKVSDKAVERGAPQVGSLGGGNHFLEIQRVDQIFDEATARAYGLTEPGQVCVMIHCGSRGAGHQICTDYLDRMERAAERYRIALVDRQLAATPANSREGEDYYAAMCAGANFAWTNRQLITHWVREGFHAVFQRDPEAMGMRLVYDVSHNIAKLEEHEVDGRRRKVYVHRKGATRAFAPGHPDVPPLYRAVGQPVLVPGDMGTSSYVLAGTDQAMRESFGSACHGAGRVKSRTAAAKAWRGEDVIRGLEARGIIVKAASARVAAEEAPDAYKNVSDVVDVCHGAGIGRKVARMAPIGCVKG